CCCTGGCGGGGTGGGCCGTTCCGCCAGACCCAGGGCGCCAATGGCACCTACAGCCACTTCACGGCCAAGGGCCGTTATGCGGTAGACATCGCCATGCCCGAGGGCACGCCCATCGTCGCTGCGCGCGGCGGCGTGGTGGTCAAGACCGAGAACCAGCAGAGTGGCCGCGGCAACAACCCGGCCGGCAACTTCGTGCGCATCCTGCATGACGACGGCACCATGGGCGTCTACCTGCACCTGATGAAGGGATCGGTCAGCGTGCGCGAAGGTCAGCGCGTGGAAACCGGCAGCCTGCTGGCGCGCTCCGGCAACACCGGCAACAGCACCGGCCCGCATCTGCATTTCGTGGTGCAGCGCAACGTCGGTCTGGCCGTCGAGTCCATCCCCTTCAACTTCCGTCAGCCGGTCAACAGCCTGCCCAACTTCGCGGTCGGCGGCGAATAATCAGATTACGCACAGCAAAACGGCGACCCGAGGGTCGCCGTTTCGTGAAAACCAGGCGTGATCAGCCGATTTCGATCATCTCGAAATCCATCTTGCCGACGCCGCAGTCGGGGCACAGCCAGTCTTCCGGCACGTCTTCCCAGCGGGTGCCGGGGGCGATGCCGTCATCCGGCCAGCCCTGGCTCTCGTCGTAAATCAGTCCACAGACCACGCATTGCCACTTTTTCATATAACCCTCAGGCGTATCTCACGGTAGTGCGCGACGAACGCTACCGTAATTGCACCGATGCGCCAAGCGCGCGGGCGACGATCGTCGCCCGCCAGGGGCCAACCACAGTGGGGTCAGCCGGCACTCATCAGCGGATCGCTGACGCCCATCACGTACATGGCCAGCAGCGCGATGCCACCGGCCATGATCAGGTAGTACAGGGTTGGCAGGATGGTCTT
This region of Pseudomonas wenzhouensis genomic DNA includes:
- a CDS encoding rubredoxin; protein product: MKKWQCVVCGLIYDESQGWPDDGIAPGTRWEDVPEDWLCPDCGVGKMDFEMIEIG